Genomic window (Deltaproteobacteria bacterium):
GTTGCCACGCGCGCTGGCGAAGAGCGTGCGGTGCGACCACATCACGCCCTTCGGCTGTCCGGTGGTGCCGCTGGTGTAAGCGACCACGGCCAGGTCGTCGGGCGCGATGGTGGTGGCTGCCGCAGCTGCCGGGAGGGGGACGATTTCGCCCACCGGCACCACCTGGCCGGCGAAGCCAGTATCCGCGGCCAATTGAGGCTCGGCGATCAGCACGCCGGCGCCGGCATCTTCGAGCAGGCGTGAGTGCTCGGCCGGGGCCAGGCGCGGATTGAGGGGCACGGCAACGCCGCCGGCCTTGAGGACGCCGAGAAAGGCTTCGATCCAGGCGGGTGAATTGCCGGCGAGAATACCGGCGCGGTCGCCGTTGCCGAAGCCGCGTGCCCGCAGTGCTTGCGCCACTTGGCCGCTGCCGGCCTCAAGTTCGGCCCAGGACCGGGTACTGCCGTTGCCGATCAGCGCGGGGGCGTCGAGCTGGCAGTGGGCGTGTTCGCGCAGGGCGTCGAGGAGCGTGAGCGGCGGACTCATTTCCAAATGTCGATGCACTCGCTCCAGAGCTTGCTCTGCTTGATCAGCCGGCGCCGGTCGGCGGCCACTTGCAGGAAGTACTCGGTGGGCGGCGTGGGCTTGTCGGCGTAGGCCGAGCCGGCTTTGGGCTTCCAGATGGTGGTCATCGGTACCACGTCATGGCCGATACACCACTCGAAGGCGTCGCGCCACGAGCGGATGCCGTCGTCGAGATTGCGGAACCCGCCCTCGGCGACCAGCTCGGGACCGATAACGAAGTTAGTGCCGACGTAGCCGCGGCCAAACACGCCGACGGCGTCGGTGAGCCGTTTCAGCCATTGCTCGCGGCCGATCCAGCGGGCTTTGCCGGGAACGATTTCGGCAAACAGCTTGGGCTCCCAGGCTTCGAGGTTGTAAGTGACGCTGGAGACGCCGGCGGCGTGTAGGGCCGCCGAGCCCTCGCGATCGAAAGCGAGCGTGCCGCCGAGGAAGACCGTGTTGGCGCCGGCTTGGTCGCGTACCTGCTTGAGGGCCTCGAAGATCCGCGCGTACATCTTCGCTTCACGCTGATCGTCGAGCAGGCTGCCGCCGGTGAGGATGAGGATGCGCACTTGTTCCTTGAGCGCCTCGCGGTAGGTTTCGACGATGCGGGCGATCTTCATGCCCATTTCACGCTCGATGCCGACGTCGCGCAGGCCGCGGGTACCCTCCACCAGGCTGCAATACTTGCAGCTCTCGTTGTCGTTGAAGTACTCGCAGTGGCGCAGGATGCAGCCGACCAGCACGTCGTGCCCCATGAGCTGGATCACGTTGGACATCAGCGTGTCGTCGCTGGTGCGCTGATCGTACCAGCGCGGGCGGCGCTGGAAGTTGATTTCTTCGACCGGGTCGCCCTCACGCAGCAGCCAATAGTTGCCGTTGCGGGCCTGGATTTCGTATGGGCTGTGATGATCGAAGCCGATCTGGATGAGGTAGCCGTCCTTGAGGGTAAAGCCGTAGGGCGTCTTCACCCAGCCCTCGGACAAGGCCTCGGCGCCTTCGCCGGCCGCCGGCAGTGGGGTGCCCTCGGCCGCGTGCAAGCGGCGCACGTGCTCGTAGTGGTCGTACTCGAAGACATAGAGGGTCTCGGGCACCGCCCACTCGGCCACCTCGCGCAGCACCGGGGTGTAGCGAATGCCCTCCCGCAGCACGTCGGTGCGAAGGATCGTGCGCCAGCGGGTCTGGGGGAAGGCCTGCGTCAATTCATGCAGTCGGGGGTTCATCGTCCTCCCTGTGTAGCTGGTCAGACCAATAGCTCAAAGCCGGCGGCCAGGTCAAGAAGCTTGACAGAAACGCTCAAGGAGAGGTAAGGGAGCTTGTCAGACAAGCTGCCATGACAAACACAAACGGACAGAACGGCAATGGGACGGGGCTGTTCGCGCAGTTGTGCGAGCGCTACCCCAAGATACCGCGCACCATCGTCTTGAAGACCGACCTGCTGACGCGCGGGCTCAACTACTGCGACGACCTCAAGCGGGTCGGGCCGGACGGGCTCTCCGACACGGTGCGGGGCTTCAAGTTCCACCACGACATCGTGGCTGACGACGAGGCCGGCAGCCCGGCGCAACTGCCGTGGAGTTTCGCTTTCAATGACGAAACCCACGTCAAGGTCATCATCGACCTGGAGAGCCCGTACACCATCCGCGTCTCGCCCGAGGGTCGCTTCTTCTTGCACTGCGGCGACCAGCCGCTGGAAGAGGTGTTCTTCCCGCGCAAGTCGTCGTGGCTCGGCCGCCAGCTCAGCGACGGCACGCCGATCACGGCGGTGCTCTTCGAGGTCGGCCCCTGCCACGCCACTGGGATCGTGCCGCTGGACTACTGCGAGTACTTCCGCAACGGCGAGCAGTGCCGGTATTGCGACTGGAACACGACCTTCGAGTTGGCCAAGGCGGCGGGCTTTCGCACCAAGGTGTCCGCCGATACTGCGCAGCTGGTCGAGGCTTTTGAGATCGCCTTCGGCGGCGCGGACGCGGCAGCTTGCGAGCATGCCCACATCATCGTCGCCGGCGCCTTGTGGAATCGCAACAAGGAGCTGGAGATCTACATGCGCACGATCGAGGCCCTGCGCAGCACCCCCGCCGGGCAGCGCGCCTCGTTCCTGCTCGGCACCCAGGTGCTCGACCCGGCCGATGCCCGCCGTGCCAAAGATGCCGGCTTCTGCTGGGCCACCTGGAACATCGAGATTTGGAACCCCAAGCTCTTCGATACCGTGTGCCCGGGCAAAGCTCGCACTGTCGGCTACGAGAAGTGGAAGGATCTGCTGCTCGAAGGCGTCAACGTGTTCGGCAACGGTTACTTGAGCACGAACTTCGTGGTCGGCCCCGAAGTGGCCATTCCCGACGGCTTCAAGAGCTACGAGGAGGGCCTGGCCTCGGTAGTCGAAGGCTTCGAGTGGTGTCTGCAGCACGGCATCCTCCCCTTCTACCAGTTCTGGCGCTGCTCGCCCGGCTCGATGTTCTCCGACATGGAGCTGCCGGCGGTGCCGACCGAGTACTACCTCCAGGTCAGCCTCGAGCATCACAAGCTGATGGAGAAATACAACTTCTACCAGCTCACCGATCCGCGCAAGCGGGCCTCCTGCCACAAGTGCGGCATTTTCTACAATTCGTACGACTATGCACGCCTGATCGACCCGCTTGAAGGGCCGCGCTGGTTCGAGTGGTGAGGAGCGCAGCGTGGCGACCCTGGCCGACCCGATCCGAATCGGGGAAAAGCTCAAACTCAAGAACCGTTTTGCCACCGCCCCGATGTACCGCTGCTTCGGGGTCGATGACGGCTTCGTCCGGCAGGAATACATCGACAGCTACGCCGCCGAAGCCCGTGGCGGCCCGGGCTTGGTCTGCGTAGCCAATACCGCGGTGAGCGCCTCCGGCGTCGCCTTTCGCCGCCTCACCCGCATCGACGACGACAAATACGTGGCCGGGCTCGCCGATGTCGCCAACGCGATCCATCTGGCCGATGCCAAGGCGGCGATTCAGCTCTTCCACGGCGGCATGATCTGCCGGCCCGAGTACATCGGCGGGCAACCCCCGGTTACGCCCTCGGTGTTGCCGTTGCTTGGCGGCGCCAAGACCCGCGCGCTCAGCGACGCCGAAATCGAACAGATCATCGAAGACTTCGGCCAAGGCGCCCGCCGCGCCGCCGAGGCCGGCTACGACGCCGTCAACGTCCACGCCTGCCACGGCGGGCTGGTGCACGAGTTCATGTCCCCGCTCTACAACAAGCGCGAGGACAAGTGGGGGATGGACCGCACGCTGTTTGCCCGCCGCGTCATCCAGTCCATCCGCGAACACACCGACGCCGACTTCCCCATCGTTTGGCGCTTCAGCGCCGAGGAGTACAACGGCGTCGACGGCTACGACTTCGATTACGCACTGAACACGCTGGTGCCGGCGTTCCTCAAGGCCGGGGTGGACTGCCTCGACGTGTCTACCGGTTCGGTCATGAACGTCGTTGCCCTCGCCCACCTCGATCCGCCAGTCTACTTCAAGCCGGGCATCTTGGTGGACTATGCCGCCGCGGTGAAGCAACGGTACCCGAACGTGCCGGTGATGACCGTCGGCAAGCTCAACGAGCCGCGCGCCACCGATGACATCATTAGCAGCGGCAAGGCCGACCTGATCGCGCTCGGACGCCAGGTGATCGCCGATCCCGACTACCCCCGCAAGGTACTGGCGCGGCAGCACGACGACATCCGCCGTTGCATGTCGTGCAACTGGTGCCTGCTGACCGCTTTCTGGCAGATGCAGTCGGTGAAGTGCGCGGTCAACCCCGGCTACGGCAAAGAGCGCGACTATTACGAAATCCGCAAAGCCGCTCGGCCCAAGCGCATCATCGTTGCCGGCGGCGGGCCGGCGGGGATGGAGTTCGCGCGGGTGGCCGTGCAGCGCGGCCATG
Coding sequences:
- a CDS encoding FAD-dependent oxidoreductase yields the protein MATLADPIRIGEKLKLKNRFATAPMYRCFGVDDGFVRQEYIDSYAAEARGGPGLVCVANTAVSASGVAFRRLTRIDDDKYVAGLADVANAIHLADAKAAIQLFHGGMICRPEYIGGQPPVTPSVLPLLGGAKTRALSDAEIEQIIEDFGQGARRAAEAGYDAVNVHACHGGLVHEFMSPLYNKREDKWGMDRTLFARRVIQSIREHTDADFPIVWRFSAEEYNGVDGYDFDYALNTLVPAFLKAGVDCLDVSTGSVMNVVALAHLDPPVYFKPGILVDYAAAVKQRYPNVPVMTVGKLNEPRATDDIISSGKADLIALGRQVIADPDYPRKVLARQHDDIRRCMSCNWCLLTAFWQMQSVKCAVNPGYGKERDYYEIRKAARPKRIIVAGGGPAGMEFARVAVQRGHEVVLYEKQDRLGGLVNLASSFPHLRTRDLRNVVIYLRGQLEKLGVPVILGQEVTPALIEKEKPDVLIVATGSQPNWPNIPGVLNPMVVHYEEYLRGNATIGERVVVVGGVEGAEVAVSLALQGKEVYLIEKSGNVTKGPYLLDPVRCQMLVDEYIPKTGVKLRLHQKVVEIGNGRVVTLDRDGRQEMYSADSVVVTCGRLPNELLKEALEHKVPELYAIGDCRQPRSIGWATHEAAHWARYV